aaagcacattttgcaatattctcagtagatagcccagccatcacggctagccatttagacaccgaccaagtttagccctgaccaaactccgatttactattacaaaggtttgattacctttgttgtcttcgtcagaatgcactcccaggactgctacttcaataacaaatgttggtttggtccaaaataatccatcgttatatccaaatagcggcgttttgttcgtgcgttcaagacactatctgaagtgtaaataagggtcacaagcatggcgcaattcgtgacaaaagatttctaaatattccattaccgtacttcgaagcatgtcaaccgctgtttaaaatctatttttatgccatttttctcgtaaaaaagcgataatattccgaccgggaatctgcgtttaggtaaacagacgaaagaaaacaaagcatggggtcgatgcgggcacgcgcctgagtctcacagtactgtaaccagccactatccaaacgcgctactttttttcagccagagcctgcaaagccacgattcagctttttgccgccttctgagagcccatgggagccgtaggaagtgtcacgtaacagcagagatcctctgtaatggatagagataatcaagaagggcaagaaattgtcagacagggcacttcctgcatggaatcttctcaggttttggcctgccaaatgagttctgttatactcacagacaccattcaaacagttttagaaactttggagtgttttctatccaaagctaataattatatgcatattctagtttctgggcaggagtaataatcagattaaatcgggtacgttttttatccggctgtgaaaatactgccccctagccataacaggttaacttgtcAAACCACTTACACACCATAGGGCAGAGAGTATAAAGGTATGGAATGTAAGATGGTATGAAACAAGCATGAAGCCAATGAAAGTCCTCTTTCAAACATAAAGAATACTAAGAgtacgttccaaatggcaccctattcccgctATAGTgcgggtgctatttgggacgtacCCACAGTACTTCTGCATGTGGTCAGTGGATGAAAGGTTCCAAGGACGGGCTGTTTTGGAACGTGCAGCCTTGTGTTAAATGCCAAGCTAATTATGTGTTTGGCCTCATTGTTAGCTGAAGAGAGGGACCAGCTATGAGTCTGCAGTGATTATGGTTAGTAATGGCTGACCTGTTGGTTCCACTTCAATGTacctgggaggggaggggggacagTTTTAGAGCTTGCAACCCTTCCTGTTATTAGGGCTGTTGTCCAAACACGTTCATTTTACCTCCTCAGCCCTTGCGTAAGCGACTTTCCCTCTGGGGAATCCACGTCGAAACCGGATGCAGTTTGATTGCCATCTTAAGTAGAGGACCAATTCACAAACGTTGCCCCCTCGGCCCTAGATTTAGGTAAAGAACTTTGATCACTAGTGGGGTTGATATGACCCACAATTCAATGCAAACTGTAGTCACGTGTCAAACTCCGGTGGCCGCGAAGTGTAAAATCTAATCAACAAGGCTGTGTTTTTGGCATGTGAGACAAAATTATGACGCAAGCTTGCAAAACAATGTATATAGATGACATTAATTTTAGTGTTGGCAAATGGGAATGACACTCAAATTGGCTTAGTCTAGTACTGAGGAGCCTATAAAACattcagttgaagtcgtaagtttacatacaccttagccaaatacatttaaactcagtttttcacaattcctgacatttaatcctagtaaaaatcccctgtcttaggtcagttaggatcaccactttattttaagaatgtgaaatgtcagaataacagtagagagaatgatttatttcagcttttatttatttcatcacattcccagtgggtcagaagtttacatacactcaattagtatttggtagcattgcctttaaattgtttaacttcggtcaaacgtttcaggtagccttccacaagcttcccacaataagtttggtgaattttggcccattcctcctgacagagctggtgtaactgagtcaggtttgtaggcctccttgctcgcacacgctttttcagttctgcccgcaaatattctataggattgagggaagggctttgtgaaggccactccaataccttgactttgttgtccttaagccattttgccacaactttggaagtatgcttggggtcattgtccatttggaagacccatttgcgaccaagccttCACAatgaacttattgtgggaagcttgtggaaggctacccgaaacgtttaacccaagttaaacaatttaaaggcaatgctaccaaatactaattgagtgtatgtaaacttctgacccactgggaatgtgatgaaagaaatctcTACAattaatctgacatttcacattcttaaactaaagtggtgatcctaactgacctaagacagggaatttttactctgattaaatgtcaggaattgtgaaaaactgagtttaaatgtatttggctgtgaatgtaaacttccgacttcaactgtaggtctttACTGATAGACCCTCAGTGAGGTACTACATTCAACGACTTTTGAGAGTGAATGTATAGAGTAAATTCCCTTATgcatctcttctctcctgtcagtcagtctgtccctcttaccaactgtctgtgtgtctgtctgtctagtaccaTTTCATTTCAGACATGTATTTTCAGACGTGTGAGAGATATCACTGTATTGTCGGTCAAGGGCTCTTAAATGTTGTTAATGTCCTTTGCCCTCCAACCCTCCACCACCCACACTGCCAGTTCCACCATCTGTCACATTGTGGCTTGTTTAGCCAAAGTGGGTGAAGTGAGCGTAAAGCATTATTGTGGCATTAATGTGGTGGGCCGCGTGAAGAGGGCATTGTCTCCTTCTGGGTTGCAGCACATTCATGTTAAAACATGGCCCAACACCAGCACTCACACCACAGTAGACTCAGTTACAGTAAATGAATAATGAAGTTTCTGAGACATTGCTGATTAGAGTGCATAGGTTTTACTGATTTCAGGGGAAACATCCTGATGGTACTTTGTGTGTAGCTATTGATGACTCTAATATACACCAGACAAAAACAAACTATTAGGTAACGAGTCACCAGTTTCATGCAGTTTGTGTGAAGTCTACAGTGTGTGCGAATCTCACATTGAAGTAGCTCCTTCTCATTCTCCACAGGAACCTTGGAAGAGAGGCAACATGACCAAACAGAAATATGGTCGCTATAGCAACATGGAGGAGGATGAGTATCATGTCCCTGATAACCATGAAGAAGAGTTCTTGGTGCACATCCTTCCTGCCAGAGCCCCTGGGTCAGACAGAGACTATGCAGGTAAAAACTCTAGTCCCTGACAATCTATTAGATAGAATTATAGCAGGTAAAACGTAGAAAACAGAGAAGTTGCTCTTCCATCTTGTATTAAAGGTATGATTGCCTATCCACACATGACAAATACAAAGTACCTAtaattaacatactgtatatctataatTAAACTTAAAAtgtaatatgtaaaaaaaaaaaaaaaaagttttacttTGCATTGTGTATTTTACGAGACGTTTTAAGACATtcaagcacaaagtagatttAGACTTGATTAGAAGCTCCATTGTGCCCCAGTCTAATTAGAGGGAAGAAAATAAAGTGTGGTTAAGAACAAGTGTGACATCCAAATCCAATGTGAGACAGAAAGCGGAGCTGTAAGTGAGATCTCATGCTGCTGAGAGAGGCCTCTGTGTGGATCTCTAGAGCCATCTGTAGGCCAATCAAATCCACACTGTGGGAGAGATACAATTATCCTGAAATGAAGGGGGAGAGAATAGCATGAGTTGTGTGAGTAAACTCCTCATGGATTATGGCTGGTCTGTAGTAATACCACAATCAGGGGCCGCAGGGGCACACAGCTGATCTGTAGTAATACCACAGTCAGGGGCCCTACAGcttctctgtagtaataccacaGGGGCCCCACAGCTGCTATATTGTAATACCACAGTCAGGGGCCCCACAGCTGCTATATTGTAATATTACAGTCTGGGGCCCCACATATGCTCTGTAGTAATACCACAGGGGCCCCACAGCTGCTATATTGTAATACCACAGTCAGGGACCCCACAGCTGCTCTGTAGTAATACCACAGTCAGGGGCCCACAGCTGCTCTGTAGTAATATGACAGTCAGGGGCCCCACAGCTGCTCTGTAGTAATATGACAGTCAGGAGCCCCACAGCTGCTCTGTAGTAATATGACAGTCAGGGGCCCCACAGCTGCTCTGTAGTAATATGACAGTCAGGAGCCCCACAGCTGCTCTGTAGTAATATGACAGTCAGGAGCCCCACAGCTGCTCTGTAGTAATATGACAGTCAGGAGCCCACAGCCGCTCTGTAGTAATATGACAGTCAGGAGCCCCACAGCTGCTCTGTAGTAATATGACAGTCAGGAGCCCCACAGCTGCTCTGTAGTAATATGACAGTCAGGGGCCCCACAGCTGCTCTACTTTTGGCTGTGTTACTATGGATACAGTAAGATGTTTTTTGTTGTGTAGGTGGAATAATACTCTATATTTCCATCTACTGGAACAACTTGCAATTGCCACGTCAACCAAAACTATTGAGATTAATAATAATTATATTCTTTCTTTTAAAGATAGGGACATTTCCAGATCCTCCTACGCTCAGAGTATCAGCTCCACTTCAAGTGTACGTGATTTTCCTCAGTTCTTCTTTTACATCACACAATTTGCCAGTTTACATCCAATCAACCGTGAGTTTAAAACCCATTATTTAAACATGATATTCATGTTTATTGCCATGTTTTGTCTTTCTTGTAGGGCAGCCCTATCATACCCCCACGGCATCCCATAAGAGGCCTCCCTTGTACTTCTCCAGGTAACTGAAACCCAAACAATTACTGATTGAAGCACATATAAGAGTTGGTAGAGAGTTCCAATACAGACACTCCTTGGTCATGTTTCAAGTTTGGTCAAAGGATCCATGGCATTGTTTTGAATAGGAAATACCGGACCTTCTGTCAACCGCCAACTGAAGCCCGGAAAACCAAGGAGGAACCAGTTAGGTAATAATCACCATACAGGAGTTgtcattttatctttatttaactaggcaagtcagttaagaacaaattcttatttacaatgacggcctaccccagccaaacccagatgacgctgggccaattgtgcaccgccctatgggactcccaatcacggtgggatgtgattcagcctggattcaaaccagagactgtagtgacacctctagcactgagatgcagtgccttagaccgctgcgccactcgggagcacatCAGTAATCATTGGTGATAATAATGTCATCCATTAATATCAGTTTTGACTGGGGTAATTGATAATAATCGGTGCATACAGAAAATGACTGCACGTATTCCAATTCATAAACATGATGATGTCAAGATGGTGATGTagcacagcaaaggtaatccaggtCAAGAGCTGTTCTTTTACAGATGAGAGAGCACAAGTCATGGAGCCTACACAACAGGTAAATGTTTTACAGTTAAAAAAGAATACTATTCAGCATTTCAAACAAAAGCTCTGGGAAAGACCAAGAGGCTGACACTTAAGATTTACAAACAACATTTTTTTCCCAAACTGGAAACAAGTgccaaatttaaaatatattccTCTTGATATTCCTCTTTTCCAGAACATGCTACTCCCACCAAGGTAATAGTCCCTCTAATCTCTTTATACATTTCATGACATTGGTATCAGTATTATGTTTCTAAGTCCAGTATGTTCATTTTGAAACCTTTGAGACTTTAATACTGTTTGGTTCCAGGTCCCCACCATCCTTACCTAAGGACCTAATGAACAAGCTGTCTGGGCTGGACCTCCAGAGGCCCTGCAGGAGAGAGTGAGTTATTGTCCATCTACCTAACAGCATAGGGACATTAAGGGGACACTAATGCAATGTTATATGGAGTATTATtagattcaaaaggcactcgcacatctgagcaatcttgttacaggtgcatggcaacagttcttgatagtatcactgatatttaataagcttacgtatcggcctaacggccttcgtcagagcttttgtgaattttctgaaaacagcacctctatgtagacctagccccacccacatccgttccacgtatggaaaggagttggaggcaaaggaaaaagaaataagtgctaccaaacataacaatatgcatttcacaaatattacaaaagtgtatagacaagacgcaccgaacacgtccataaaatcacaacgaggacatagcaagttttcattaatcattgggtacatcatacgaaaaaacaaagtaatcttaaataggaacatattttaaattcacaacataacatacataggcatttcatcattaagtccttaaggaaataatgtctggagggtgaaaatccaaaaacattctcttttgctcagagtattattaacatcacctcccctgtctgatatcttgactttctctataccacttctttttttttttatggacgtgttcggtgcgtcttgtctatacacttttgtaatatttgtgaaatgcatattgttatgtttggtagcacttatttatttttcctttgcctccaactcctttccatacgtggaacggatgtgggtggggctaggtctacatagaggtgctgttttcagaaaattcacaaaagctctgacgaaggccgttaggccgatacgtaagcttattaaatatcagtgatactatcaagaacagtgtgcggtttcccTTTTCCTTCATATGGAGTATTAGTGCCACCTGTTGATTGAATGTGATTCCACCATGACCCATCTCAGAAAGTACGTTCACCTATAGTTATATTTCCAATGGAAAGAGAATTGTAAAATGGGTCTGTCTCTTTTCCCCTCCAGcagacagagaagacaacaaaatgtaagaggttaaatcacATATTGTATGCCTAATTTTGGCTAAATGTCTATCTTTGGGTGAATCTATCTACATGGATGCAGTGTTAGCAGTCCATAAAATGTTCTTGCTAAAACTGAGTAACACGTAAATGAATAGCTACTAAGGACGTTTGCTTCACATTCATCACATATAACGTATGCTTCATATTAATTATAGGTGGACTGCAATACACCCTCAATTAGTGAGTACTATTTAAATTCCATATTAAAGAAACCAAACATTCTAAggttgtaataataataatagaaatgTTAACATATTTTAGGTAATTGTTTAAGGAGAGAGCAAACTATCCAAAGATATTCACTGGATCTTGAATCTCATCTCAACACAGACATAAGGTACATGGGAGGAATTATTGTGAAGTTCTTTAAAACCACTACAATAGTTCATTAGTATTTTTCTATGTTTATGATAACACATTGTTTGATTCTTGAATCAGGTCACAACAAAGGCACAATACCCCAGGTAAATAAGACCTTGCCATCTCAACATTTTGTATAGTTTCATTGCATTGATCTCCAATTTACCAATAGAAAATAAACTACTATGTCGAGTATGATGAATGCAATTGAAAGCCTGTCTTATTTTATGCCATGTAGAAGAGTCGTCAGTGAAGCGCCAACAACACCATGAGTGGCCTCAAACCAAAGATGACGTGGAGCAGCATGACTTTGTCCCCAAGGAAAGACCTTGTCAGGTATGCTGCCTGAATACACCAGGCACATCTCCAAATGGGTGATATCCACCAAACCAAACAGGACAATGATGTGCTTGAAGATTACTTGGAAGTAATGAAAGAACCACAACACTGACAGAAAATGCCAATGTACTGTAGCTTACATGATTGGCACATTTATGAAATTACAATATGCTTTATTTTTTCCAGACGTACAATGAACAAGACTGGTACATAGGAGCTTGTGATCGAGCAGAGGCTGAACATGCCTTACACCTGGTGAATAAGGTTTGTAATGTGAGGTGTTATTTAAGTAAtgaggcccgagggggtgtggtatatggcttatataccatggctgtcagccagtcagcattcagggcttgaaccacccagtttataatatgaaATAATCTTAATGAATGGAAATGCAAAGAGCTAGAacagtcccaacagcagagtttcTTTAAGTATTAATGGATGTTATCCTAGTGAGCACTGTATATtttaatgtacagtagtaattaAGTAATATTAATGATACAATCTATATAAAATGATTACGTACtgcttatgaatgtgttatgtatgggTTGTAACTCTGTTATGAAGTCCTTGTATATGTACTCTTTAAATAAAGGGTTACCCAAATGTCTCCCTAACAGGATGGGGCATTTTTGGTGCGGAATTGCTCAAGGAACACGAAGAGCGAACCCTTTGTCTTAGCAGTGTTTCATGACAAGAGAGTTTTCAACGTTAAAATTCGGTTCATTGACAGCACCTCCAAGTATGTCCTTGGGACTGGGGAAAGTGCCAATGATGTGAGTAGACAAGTAAGAAAGAGTACTTTACTTTAGTAGACTTTACTTTAATTTTACTTGAGTAGATTTTACTTTACTGTAACGCAGAGATCCGCCATGGCTGAAACAGCGCCACTGGCCGCCCCAggcagctttgttattgtttttgttttgaggaAATGAGCCTCCAGCATCACAGTAAAAACAAACATGGTAGTAGGCCTATGTACCCTGCTGTTCTACCGCACTTGCAATGAACAAAAACTGTGTTCGTTGTTTTAAAGTaacatctttgttgttgtaatactgcaaacggacgtggcagtttcaccaatATGGATTGTTGCTTTAAGTATCACTCTATCACACTTTAAGTATCAAGCTTATCCTTGCATGGCTTTCATTAATGCTTTATTTTCTCCCTAGATGTTTGATTCTGTGGCAGACATCGTCAGATTCCACTCCATATTCCCTGTAGTCCTGATCAATGGGAGGAACCAATTAGCTAACAGATATCAGGGGAACTGTGTGTTGACATACCCAATCACAAAAGAGGTTGTCAAACAACTGTTGGAATGAAAGGCCTACTGTGCCCAAGCAATAACTATCACATTTTGTCTGAGTTGATCCACTAGATTTGTCTGTATTTATCTGTTTTGTAACGTGCTATATTTTATTATAAATTGTCACATTTCGCTCTCTACTCTGTACATAGACTCACCATTGTCTTGCATCTGAGTACATGTACTGTATAGACATTATGTAAACTTGCCTAAATAAAAGGTTTTAAGGAAGCATTGAGACTGACTTAGAAATCATTTTTTATGTTGCAAAAGTAGAACAGATAATTCAAGTATAAATAAAGGAGTCACTGCTAATACAGACCAGGAAGGCAATTTCTCTGTGTCACACTTCTGTGTGAAGAACAAATCAGTAGACATCTAACAAAGATTTATGCATGAATACCAACAAgtccatgtctaatgtgtattcatgtgatatttgagtgactaaAATTAAAACAATATCTATGGCCTgaaaaaccaaaataaagaaACCGTTAGCTGACATTGACTAGTTCatgtggacatttctgacaagttataaatagctctgtAAGTAatgcaatgactaacatgacGAGAGGAACTGAtaatgcactacccaattttgaaattgcaccttgtgcattctacaattacaactttcaagagtacaTTTAACTGAGTTCCGGCTTTaaacgtgtatatatataaacatgTTTTGGGGCTAGGGGCACGCCCCAgtgtttgggaaacactggtctaCTTGGCCACAGTCATGTAAGAATAAAATGAATATCCTGATTGGCTGCATCACTAGGACTAAGAGTCCTAGTGACTTAGAATTTGCCGTGCTCGCTCAAACACAAAGATGAGTTTAGAGATGAACTACTCCGTGATTCTACTGGTTCTCACTGGAGCAGTTTACACCTCAGCACAATTCTAAATATTATTCTACATTTCATTATCTTTGGTCATTCTACTGTTAATGTCCAGAGGGGTATAACCAAATCCCAGAATTCTTCAGAGTTCTGCACATGTGAGCATAAAATGGTGCACAGTGGAATTAGAGTTTCCTAATGAGAACGTACTatagagcagtgtttcccaaactcagtcctcgggtgcatgttttggtttttgcccgagcactacacagctgattcaaataatctaaGCTTGATGATAAGTTGATTATTTGAAACCAGCTGTGTGGTGCTAGGAGGAAGAAAAACATGCACCGGGGGCATTATAaaaaagcattataaagcattCAAAAGCTTGCCTTGACTGACAGTTCTAAGCACCAGTAGACTAGCTAGCTATGTAAACAACACCCTGCGCACATTTGATTATGGTTAAGGCTTatgtaagggctctattcaatccgctgcagatgtcggctcaattggaaatgacctttacatttctagcATTCTATATGTTACAccagcgatacagattgaatagagccctacaTTTGGTAAGATAATAAGATGTTACCGTCTGTGTATTTAAATGAGCGGCTTAAATGTGACTATCCCACAATAAGCCAATAGTATttgagagcagagagttgtgaacaggcgcacactttattgaggcaggaGAAAACAGCAGAcggacgcaactgcgtcaaaacctccagccacaACAACAAAAGTGCAGAGCGCTAAACACAGTCACAAAAGCTAATGATACCAAATAAACATACTATGAGCAATAACACGGATCATTAAACACCAGCCTGGCGCGTAACCTCAAACACGTGACAcgaaacaattccacacaaagacatggggggcaacagaggaataaatacatgcagtgtgattgggaAAGTAAACCAGGTGTGCTGGGAACAAGACAAACatatggaacaatgaaaaatggagcagcgatggctagaaagccggtgacgtcgaccaccgaacgtcgcccaccgaacgtcgcccgaacaaggagaggagccgacttcagcggaagtcgtgacaataacgctcaggaaggagatgcattctttctcctagagatgaacgtactttggtgcgaaaagtgcaaatcaatcccagaacaacagcaaaggaccttgtgaagatgctggaggaaacgggtacaaaagtatctatatccacagtaaaacgagtcctatatcgacataacctgaaaggcagctcagcaaggaagaagccactgctccaaaaccggccaaaaaaagccagactacggtttgcaactgcacatggggacaaagatagtacttttttggagacatgtcctctggtctgatgaaacaaaaataggccataataaccattatgtttggaggaaaaagggggaggcgtgcaagccgaagaacacaatcccaaccatgaaacacgggggtggcagtatcatgttgtgggggtgctttgctgcaggagggactggtgcacaagtagatggcatcgtgaggtaggaaaattatgtcgatatattgaagcaacatctcaagacatcaatcaggaacttacagcttggtcacaaatgggtcttccaaatggacaatgaccccaagcatacttccaaagttgtggcaaaatggcttaaggacatcaaagtcaaggtattggagtggccttcacaaagccctgacctcatcctatagaaaatgtgtgggcagaactgaaaaagtgtgtgcgagcaaggaggcctacaaacctaactcagttacaccagctctgtcaggaggaatgggccaaaattcacccaacttattgtgggatgcttgtggaaggctacccgaaatgtttgaccaaagttaaacgatttaaaggcaatgctaccaaatactaaatgagtgtatgtaaacttctgacccactgggaatgtgatttgtaagtcgctctggataagagcgtctgctaaatgacttaaatgtaaaaaaaaattaaatgtgatgaaagaaataaaagctgaaataaatcattctctactgtTATTGTCAGAGGCGTCGATGAAcgttgaccaaaatgcagcgggtatagtgctcatctttcttctttatttagaaagaacactcaaaacaaaataaacagacggcgaaacagttccataaggcacacaggctatacagaaaacaaccacccacacaaacacaggaaaaacaggctgcctaagtatggcttccaatcaaagacaacgaaagacacctgcctctgattggaagccatacttggccacacatagaaaaagaaacatagaaatagaaaactagagccaaaatcccctagaaccaaaaaaccccaaaacacacaaaacaaacaccccctgccacgccctgaccatactacaattacaaattacccctttactggtcaggacgtgacagttattctgacatttcacaatcttaaaataaagtggtgatcctaactgacctaagacagggaatttttattaggattaaatgtcaggaattgtgaaaaactgagtttaaatgtatttggctaaggtgtatgtaaacttccaacttcaactgtaggtctttCACTATAGCAGTCATTTTGAGTGCAGGTTGTGGGTGATAAAATGGTCTAATTGTTGGAAATTCTGTCTCTGGTTGGATTCAAATAAGAAGAAGTAAATCACTTCATAAATCAGTGTATTGTGACTTGCAGGTCTGATCTGGCCCATGAGACAGGATTTTCAGACCACAATGTCGAGGATAACTAGGCAAAACTAAAGACCTTATGAAATGTATAATGTGGTCAAAAAGGGGTTCACCTTTAATTGATAAAACACATTCACTAAGGGagtcagtaaacatttcagtaTTAGAAGTTCTTGAACACATCAACCTTAACTATGCCACTaacaaacacagtcatgggtgggtATCACTCATATTCACTTTAAAGGCATACTGGGAAATATACAGATACGGCTTTACATGAACCCTACAGTGTTAAAACAACGTTTTAATTTGTGTAAATAGTGTTTTAGCAAATAAATATGTTCTGGTGTTTACAATCTAAACTCTGTGTATTTTGTATTGAAATTATAAATACCTTGAAGTGTTTAAAGTGTTACAGAAAAGTTTTTAGTTATGTGTTCAGTTATGTTAACACCTGGATTTACAGTGTGCAATAGTTGTTAATCACAGGTTTCGTGATTTCTAGTTTCCAGGAAGATTTGTTTTattatggtatgtgtgtgtgacaggtcaaATGTGTTCTTTAAATCAAGtacttgtaacgccctggccatagagaggtttttttttgttctttattttagttaggccagggtgttacattgggttacgttctatgttcctttttctatgttttggtatttctttgttttgggccgtgtgtgtgtgtggctcccaatcaggcacagctgaagctcgttgttgctgattgggagtcacacataaggagcatgtttttcctttgggttttgtgggtaattgtttctgttttgaggattttcctaacaggactgtttgctgtcgtttttgttcattttgtagtgttctcttgttttttttaattaaaattctaatgatgaacacatcctctgctgcaccttggttccctctacCAGACAGACGTTACAGTACTGTGTTTTTTAATGACTTTGAAATCACAAAACATTCCCACCAGCTCTCTTAAACTTGCTAACATTAGCCAGTGAGAAAGTAGAGTGTTAAGGGCCTAGGAGGGTAAGCACTTTGAGATGTCTTTCTGTTATGAAAAGCAGCCATAGAAGTTTAATAAATCATCATTAGGGAGATTTCAGGGTAGCGCATGACAACAAAGTGCTTATTTTTGCagtttatttttctttcatcaggtGAAGGAACCC
The sequence above is drawn from the Salmo salar chromosome ssa05, Ssal_v3.1, whole genome shotgun sequence genome and encodes:
- the LOC106604483 gene encoding cytokine-dependent hematopoietic cell linker isoform X1 encodes the protein MTKQKYGRYSNMEEDEYHVPDNHEEEFLVHILPARAPGSDRDYADRDISRSSYAQSISSTSSGSPIIPPRHPIRGLPCTSPGNTGPSVNRQLKPGKPRRNQLDERAQVMEPTQQNMLLPPRSPPSLPKDLMNKLSGLDLQRPCRRDRQRRQQNVDCNTPSISNCLRREQTIQRYSLDLESHLNTDIRSQQRHNTPEESSVKRQQHHEWPQTKDDVEQHDFVPKERPCQTYNEQDWYIGACDRAEAEHALHLVNKDGAFLVRNCSRNTKSEPFVLAVFHDKRVFNVKIRFIDSTSKYVLGTGESANDVSRQMFDSVADIVRFHSIFPVVLINGRNQLANRYQGNCVLTYPITKEVVKQLLE
- the LOC106604483 gene encoding cytokine-dependent hematopoietic cell linker isoform X3; this translates as MTKQKYGRYSNMEEDEYHVPDNHEEEFLVHILPARAPGSDRDYADRDISRSSYAQSISSTSSGSPIIPPRHPIRGLPCTSPGNTGPSVNRQLKPGKPRRNQLDERAQVMEPTQQNMLLPPRSPPSLPKDLMNKLSGLDLQRPCRRDRQRRQQNVDCNTPSISNCLRREQTIQRYSLDLESHLNTDIRSQQRHNTPEESSVKRQQHHEWPQTKDDVEQHDFVPKERPCQTYNEQDWYIGACDRAEAEHALHLVNKDGAFLVRNCSRNTKSEPFVLAVFHDKRVFNVKIRFIDSTSKYVLGTGESANDMFDSVADIVRFHSIFPVVLINGRNQLANRYQGNCVLTYPITKEVVKQLLE
- the LOC106604483 gene encoding B-cell linker protein isoform X2; its protein translation is MTKQKYGRYSNMEEDEYHVPDNHEEEFLVHILPARAPGSDRDYADRDISRSSYAQSISSTSSGSPIIPPRHPIRGLPCTSPGNTGPSVNRQLKPGKPRRNQLDERAQVMEPTQQNMLLPPRSPPSLPKDLMNKLSGLDLQRPCRREQRRQQNVDCNTPSISNCLRREQTIQRYSLDLESHLNTDIRSQQRHNTPEESSVKRQQHHEWPQTKDDVEQHDFVPKERPCQTYNEQDWYIGACDRAEAEHALHLVNKDGAFLVRNCSRNTKSEPFVLAVFHDKRVFNVKIRFIDSTSKYVLGTGESANDVSRQMFDSVADIVRFHSIFPVVLINGRNQLANRYQGNCVLTYPITKEVVKQLLE
- the LOC106604483 gene encoding B-cell linker protein isoform X4, whose translation is MTKQKYGRYSNMEEDEYHVPDNHEEEFLVHILPARAPGSDRDYADRDISRSSYAQSISSTSSGSPIIPPRHPIRGLPCTSPGNTGPSVNRQLKPGKPRRNQLDERAQVMEPTQQNMLLPPRSPPSLPKDLMNKLSGLDLQRPCRREQRRQQNVDCNTPSISNCLRREQTIQRYSLDLESHLNTDIRSQQRHNTPEESSVKRQQHHEWPQTKDDVEQHDFVPKERPCQTYNEQDWYIGACDRAEAEHALHLVNKDGAFLVRNCSRNTKSEPFVLAVFHDKRVFNVKIRFIDSTSKYVLGTGESANDMFDSVADIVRFHSIFPVVLINGRNQLANRYQGNCVLTYPITKEVVKQLLE